Part of the Pyricularia oryzae 70-15 chromosome 3, whole genome shotgun sequence genome, CCAGGACCAGAACGAGGACGCCGCCCTGCCGGGGGGCGCGAGCCGGTTGGGCAAGCCGGTCGTCGCCGGGATCCCGCTGGGCAGCGTCGTCGACCTCATCATCGAGAACCAGCTCAACGACTCCATCCCGCTGTACAAGCACGGCGTGCCCGCGTGGCTGCTGGGCCTGGGCTCCGGCGGCGGCTTCCCCTACGCCAGCGTCGAGgaggctgccgccgctgccgctgccggcgGGTCCGGAGACGTCGTGCTCAACCTCGAGAACCCGGCCCTCGTCACGGTGCACgagctgccgccgctggGTTGGAGTGTGCTGCGCTTCAAGGTCACGGCCAAGGCTGCCACCATGATTCATGCGGTCAAGCTGAGGTATTTTGCGGTAAGTAGTCCCTTTGTGTGAACTatcctgttttctttttttctttgtttgtaCTGATGATTGTTTCGAACGACTAGCTTGGAATGTCGGCACCGATCCTCGAGGGCATTCTTCCAAACGATCCAGCTCAGTTTCCAGAGTCGGTTGCGAAGCGGCCCCATGTCGAGTTTGAGCCCAAGAACGATGGCGTTTTTGGCTAGGGTGGACGAGTGCGGTCCTGCAGAATAGGCATGTTTTCAAGGGTGAACCAGGCACTTTTAGGGGCAAAGGCGAGTAGGATACCCAGCACAGCGGAATCAAGGTTTTTGTTAGCGATCAGATTGTCACTCTCAAGTACATTTTGTGGCATGCAGAAATAGTCAATGGGGCGATTAATATAGTGACCGAGACAAGATGTAGTCAGTTTTATTATACAGTTCAACAGTACCATCATTAACAACACAACAACAAGGCATAACACCATCGAGATCGAGCAGAATCCAAGATTGCTCAAACAGCTAGTCTAATGTCTCATAGCACGTCAACAGGTACATCGTACATCTTCAAATCATGTACCTGTACCCCTTCTGCTGCCTCCTCGCCGTCGTAATGTCGACACCAGCCAGATCGGCCGTCTTCTGCAGCACAGCCAAGTCCTTGCCGCTGAGCTCCGAGTCCTCATTCTCCATCCTCTCCAGCTGCTTGTTCCGGCTGGTCAGGATGTACCACATCAGCACACCACACacggccgccaccgcctgCAGACCAATGTTGATCCCCATGGCCAGCTTGTACGAGGGGAAGTCCTTCTGGCGGTAGGTAAAGGGCGTCCAGATGCTGGCCGAGTTGCCGATGCTGTTGATAAAGGcaaaggcggcggcgcgcttGGCGGGCGGGCGGGGGATGGCGTTGGCGATCCAGGCGTAGGTGGTGCCGTTCATGTTGAAGACGACCACCATGAGGAAGAGCGAGAAGTACTTTGCGCCAAAGTTGGAGTCGTCGACAAACATGAAGATGAGGAAGCCGACAATGGTGACTCTGGGGATATTGCGGAGGCTGGGGTTAGCAAGAAGGGCAAGTCAAGACTGGCAGAGCAGACCAGACCAGAACCTCACAAAAGGAAACAACAACTTACGGAATGGGGTACATGTAGAACCAGAACCGGTTCCCAACCCGgtcggaaaagacagagtgGACCAGCGAACCGACCGTGATGAACAGGTAGGGCGGCGCGCAGAGCAGCAGGGCCTTGACCCGGTCGTCGCCGGCGACAAAGGTGCTGGTGAGGGTGGGGAAGAAGTTTTGGAAGCCGGCCGTGCCGGTCGCGCACATGTACGAGAGGGCCAGGACGTAGGTGCAAGGGTCCATCATGGCCAGCTTGAAGCCCTTGAGCTGGCTCATGCCGCCGGCCTCGTCcacgtcggcctgcgccgccTCGATGGCCAGGCGGCGGTTGGCGATCTGCTTGAGCTCTGGCGACAGCCCCTTCCAGGTGTCGGGGAAGTCGGGGAGCACAAAGATGAGGAGGAAGCCGACCGCGACGGTGATGACGCCTGTGCAGTGTTAGTTGatggcttgttttttttgctgagggTCAAGAGGCAGAATATGATAGTAAACAAGATGCATGACGTGACGTGACGCATACCTTCAATAATGTACAGCCACTGCCACGGAGACAAACCGTGCGAGTTCCCCAACCCACTCAGGATCCCTCCTGCAATCAGATTGCCGAATGCACCCGAGATCAGGGACCCAGAGTAAAAGATGGACATGCGCAGGTTCAGCTCCGACTTGGTGTACCACTTGGACAGGTAGAACAGCACGCCCGGGAAGAAGGGCGCCTCGACCATGCCGAGGATGAACCTGCACGCGACGATCTGTCCAAAACTCTTGACCAGCGAGGTCAGGGCAGACACGGACCCCCAGAGCATGGTGAAGAGACCCAGGTAGAGCGACGGGCGGCCCATGTAGTTGAGCAGCATGTTGGACGGCACCTGAGCGAGGATGTAACCAACAAAGAGGATGGAGAGCCCGAGCTGGTACTGCGAGTCGCTGAGATTGAGGTCCGTCTCGAGGCCTTGGAGCCTGGCTGCGGCATAATTGTTGCTGTGACGACATGTAACTTTGTCAGTTGCTGAGAGAAATagcaatgaaaaaaaagaatgaaaAAAACATAAACGTACCGATCGATATAGTTCATCAGATAGACTAGCACCACCAACGGCATGATGAGCGTGTCAATCTTCTTCTTGAGCTTCTTTTCCAGCTCGAGCTCCTCGGGCGTCAATTCTGCGGCCGAAGTCACGTCTCCAGAGTGGTGCTCGACCTCGGGCTTGCCGTCGCTGTCTCCGCCACCCAACAGGTCATGGTCGGTGATTCGGTCGGGCTGCGAGGCACCAGCCACGCTCGCATCGCCCTTTGGCGGCAAGGTGGTTgacatttccttttttttttctttttttttttttctttgtttctctctctctaatTTTTCGCGTCAATTTTGGAGACAAGAGCCAGGGGGGCGGATCAGCAACAAATAGCCTGGCTCAAAGATCGGATGACTGCTCGGCACGATAGGTTGGGCGAACAATAACGAAAATCATCAGGGACAAGTCCGACGGGAACAGATCAGCAGAAtagataaataaaaaaaaaagcctgatGGTTCATGGTTCTTATTTGCGTTTCCGAGAAACCAAAGGCGATTCGCGTAGGCCTTTACCCGTCAGACCCCGGGGTCTCCGCATGCGGGGGTTTCATTAGATTGAGCGGTGGAATGAACCGGTGGGAACATGGGCTGGCTGCAAGGTAGTGCTACtgcagtgaaaaaaaaaagaaaattgaGGATACAGATCTCAGCTCTACCGCCGAGTAGACGTCACACGGTTCACGGGATATCCGCATTCCTGTCGATTACGTAGCGTGATGTGGAGGTAGGGCAAGGGGACAAGACCTCATCCAACGGCAGTCCCGCGGTTCATTTCTTTACCGGATCCCacccaccccccccccccccccccccccccccccccccccgaccGACCTGCTCCATCTCGTGCGCTCTCTCCGCACCACCCAAAATGGGGTCCCCGTTCAAATGCGGGGGACTTGGGTAGACTCGGTTAGCACCGACCGCCCCCAGCTAGTCGCACCCTTCACCTGTGGCAAAGCTTCGGTTGTTGCTACAGGACCAGCCAGAGCACAGACGCTTGTTCAAGACAAGGATTGGGCCAAGCGATGAACCAGAGATCCGTTTTCTCCTCGTGGGATGATTCAGTTTTTTGCCTCTTGGCAGTCGGAGCCGCCATctccatttttttttatccaacCTTCCACGGCTCAGGTGACCATCTGTGGAACGACCCAACGAATTGGCACCGACGCGTGGGCAGCTTGCATGAAACCTAAAATCTATGCCCCAATCTTGTGGTTTTCTCCATTGGCAATTCAATTAGAACTGGTGGAACCTGGGCCTTTTGACATTTAATCTTGGCACAGACAATCACTGCCCTACAAAACGACTGCCGAGACCGATTTCATATAATCACGACTGTCAAATGCACCGGCTTTATGCAATCCCATCTGTACGTCTATCTGACATCAATGAGATGCAAGGGGCCCGGACGGAGCGACCGGTGTGTCCGCGTGCAACTCTGTCGGTATCCATCACGAAAGCCAAGGACGCAGGAAGAAAATAGAGACAAGACTCTAAAGGAGACTGACTGCTATCTGCTCAGGTACCATCCTCCGAGCCCGGTCGCATACTAATGAGCGTCAGCCCAATGCAGACACACCTGACTATAAAAGGGATTGAGATCACATCGGTCCCTGTTGAGTGTTGGCTACCCTGACTCGAGTGCTACAGCTTCCGTGGTGGTGTTATTGTCCTTGGTTTCCTGACTGCCCTTGAATTTCTCCGTTGTCTAGTTGCCTTCGTTTGCTTTGACTCTCTCTGTTTCTTGTTTAACCTGCTGTCTTAGTTTATAAGCTCTAAACCACCGAGAGCAAGGGAAGCAAGGCCATAAGAGGTATCTGGGCAACCAGGGCAAGTAGCGGGACCTTGGCTCAATCGAGCCTCAGTTATTTCCGTGGTAATATATCGTCAAAACTACCGTGGGCTTGGATTTTGTTACCCTCTCCAAAGATTATAACTTTGTCAAAACTTTTGGCCAGCTTAGTATGGTGGCTTTGCACGGGAAAATGTCAGTTGGTCTACGAATTGCTTTGTCAAAATAAAAGCAATATACTTATGTAACCATGATAATAGTAGAACTCCTGAAGTGATTAAGCAAATTGCTCAGCAATTGGTCCTCGGTCCTTTCGTCAAGGTTAGCCGTTGGCTCGTCTAATAAAATAACCTTGGGCCGCcttaaaaaaaagacgggCGAACTCGATACGCTGCTTTTCACCGCCGGATAAAAAGCTGTAGAAATTGCGGTATTAAAATATTGTCAGCAATTAGAAAATCCCACAAGCGGGTTGAGAATCACCAAAGGCAACTAACCCTCCCTGTTCCCCTATCTGAGTGTTGTCTCCATGGGGGCGAGCCATGATAGTATCGTGGATCATGGCATTTCTGCAACCTTCATAAACTTCTTCATCGCTGGCATCCGCCTTCCCTAGCCTAATATTTTCCATCACTGTGGTGTTGAATATGTAAGGCATTTGCGGCATTATACCGACAAAGTTGTGAAACCTTTGTCAAGGGGAATTGCAGTTATTAATTAGTGCGGGAGAATCAAAAAGCCAGGCTAAACAAAAGCTCAAAATGAAGGCAGTATTTACGAGTCTTTGTCGATGTTTTCAATGTTTTGGCCGTTGATCAAAACGACACCACTGCTGGGCGACAAGTACCGCATAAAAATCCTCAACAGGGTCGTTTTACCCGCCCCGCTCGGCCCAAGGAGGGCGACCTTGGTGGCCGGTTTAATTGCCATATTTAAACGGTCTATAACCGGTTTATCCATCCCTGGGTATGTGAAAGAGACGTTGACTAACTCTAAACTTCCTTTGGTGCACCCAAGCTTTTGGCCGTTCGTCTGACGGGCGGAAGCGGTGCCTTTCTCCAAGATGCGACGCAGCGGCGCTGCGTCCgaaagcgcgccgaccaACTCGGGCATGTTGCGCATCAATTCGCCGAATTGATACCAAAGCTTCTGCCAAACCGGTATAAAGAATATCAGATCCCCAGCAGTGGCGCGTTGAAGAAGGATGGCGAACCCGAAGGCCTCGACATAGCAAAAAAGAGCTAACAATGAAAATAGATCGACTCGATTTTTATTCCGGATAGCGCGACCAATACCAAACAGGTTGAGAGCCGGAGTGGGCACTAATGCTACGAAAAGAGCGGCGGCACCACAGCAGCCACGGCTGATAGAGATCCAAGGGTGGAGGTCCGCCATCATTGTAGCAGAGATTATCCAAATACTGAAACCAGAGCaactagtagtagtagtagtagtagtagtattagttaacgccgggctcggcccggcttgttagccggccgttagcaacctcccgaggggtatctcggcgcgcgttctatcttctttatttacacagggggaaaacaaggagggcagaggcggatcgtgcctgaccgggttcgggcccggtcctgcttagggggttagttcactgacgcgaccccgtgcctaaggtgcacggagggttcgtctgacggcttgtgccgtgaagtgtgggtgaaaaggcagtaagtctattcctcgtcagagttcgagtcgtttacgatcggtgtccctaggcgtaaagtgcgttcgtggcgcgcggggcgctggcgggccgctctggggcgggcgctgaagtagttggtggctatcgaaaacgcctcaaagcttttcggttgcccgaagcttgtctggaagaatttgcggcgttgggcgcggtctggcggcccgaccggccgctcgttatcaaaccacggccagtttctccacaccgcccgcgaatagcggcagtgcaccgggtgctcaggggaggtccgcttccagcaccaggcacacgaggtgtttgcatcctggtggttgaaacggtcatggtaggccttgaaatcgccgtggccggtcctcatggccaaataatggcccagtaggggtcttggcaaacgcagttcctcgggctcctttctcggtgtgtattggaatttccattccctatatgcgggggaccgttcacagagttctttacgccaccagtccttctctatattggaaagaatggctctgaggaccgtgccggcaccgctatacgtggtttgctgagccctcgggtctgggtccggcggtccggcggagccggcct contains:
- a CDS encoding ATP-binding cassette sub-family B member 5 translates to MPELVGALSDAAPLRRILEKGTASARQTNGQKLGCTKGSLELVNVSFTYPGMDKPVIDRLNMAIKPATKVALLGPSGAGKTTLLRIFMRYLSPSSGVVLINGQNIENIDKDSFHNFVGIMPQMPYIFNTTVMENIRLGKADASDEEVYEGCRNAMIHDTIMARPHGDNTQIGEQGGFLSGGEKQRIEFARLFFKAAQGYFIRRANG
- a CDS encoding MFS transporter, giving the protein MSTTLPPKGDASVAGASQPDRITDHDLLGGGDSDGKPEVEHHSGDVTSAAELTPEELELEKKLKKKIDTLIMPLVVLVYLMNYIDRNNYAAARLQGLETDLNLSDSQYQLGLSILFVGYILAQVPSNMLLNYMGRPSLYLGLFTMLWGSVSALTSLVKSFGQIVACRFILGMVEAPFFPGVLFYLSKWYTKSELNLRMSIFYSGSLISGAFGNLIAGGILSGLGNSHGLSPWQWLYIIEGVITVAVGFLLIFVLPDFPDTWKGLSPELKQIANRRLAIEAAQADVDEAGGMSQLKGFKLAMMDPCTYVLALSYMCATGTAGFQNFFPTLTSTFVAGDDRVKALLLCAPPYLFITVGSLVHSVFSDRVGNRFWFYMYPIPVTIVGFLIFMFVDDSNFGAKYFSLFLMVVVFNMNGTTYAWIANAIPRPPAKRAAAFAFINSIGNSASIWTPFTYRQKDFPSYKLAMGINIGLQAVAAVCGVLMWYILTSRNKQLERMENEDSELSGKDLAVLQKTADLAGVDITTARRQQKGYRYMI